A single genomic interval of Helianthus annuus cultivar XRQ/B chromosome 6, HanXRQr2.0-SUNRISE, whole genome shotgun sequence harbors:
- the LOC110875650 gene encoding uncharacterized protein LOC110875650: MNWASLNVKGAGGLGKASLVRSLLKENNISFLALQETQMCNLTEARIRKFWDGSTMEYIKFDASGRSGGIVSIWNPGLFKKDMEMVDRNFIMVRGELIGAGIEISVINVYAQSTGTERRRLWNSLLSILDELQGLCLLIRDFNEVRVPEDRWNSNFDSNNALHFNNFIGSAGLLEYPMSGRSWLDIPGLEEVVKKGLGCHGNERFKDQLLGCKLKGVKDEAKNGEKHAKRPKKKNSLKRSIK; encoded by the exons ATGAACTGGGCGTCACTTAACGTCAAAGGGGCAGGTGGTCTAGGAAAGGCATCGCTAGTCAGGAGccttttaaaagaaaataatattagTTTCTTAGCACTTCAAGAAACTCAAATGTGCAACTTGACGGAAGCAAGAATTCGGAAGTTTTGGGATGGATCGACTATGGAGTATATAAAATTTGATGCATCAGGCAGATCAGGTGGCATAGTCTCGATTTGGAACCCAGGTTTGTTCAAAAAAGATATGGAAATGGTGGACCGAAATTTTATCATGGTTAGAGGTGAATTAATTGGGGCAGGAATAGAGATTTCTGTGATAAATGTCTATGCACAGAGTACAGGTACGGAAAGAAGACGACTGTGGAATAGTTTATTGTCTATTCTTGATGAGTTACAAGGATTGTGTTTACTTATTAGAGACTTCAATGAGGTTCGGGTCCCGGAGGATAGATGGAACTCAAACTTCGATAGTAACAATGCTCTTCATTTTAATAATTTTATTGGCTCAGCAGGTCTGCTAGAATATCCAATGTCAGGGAGAAG TTGGCTGGATATTCCTGGACTAGAAGAGGTGGTGAAAAAGGGCTTAGGCTGTCATGGTAATGAAAGATTCAAGGATCAGTTGCTTGGTTGCAAATTAAAGGGGGTTAAAGATGAAGCAAAAAATGGAGAAAAGCATGCAAAGAGGCCGAAGAAAAAGAATTCACTGAAGCGATCAATCAAGTAA
- the LOC110877608 gene encoding macrophage migration inhibitory factor homolog encodes MPCVQISTNVCLDGVDTDAIFAEATRVVAQIIGRPEKFVMVILKGSVAISFERNKEPAAFAEIISMGGITSDVKKKLIFQLGTILLEKLSIPRTRFFVKVFDTTMASKYAKL; translated from the exons ATGCCTTGCGTCCAGATCTCCACCAATGTTTGCCTCGACGGTGTTGACACTGATGCCATTTTCGCTGAAGCCACCAGAGTCGTTGCGCAAATTATCGGCCGGCCTGAAAAA TTTGTGATGGTGATATTGAAGGGATCAGTGGCTATCTCATTTGAGAGGAACAAAGAACCAGCAGCATTTGCAGAAATAATTTCCATGGGCGGCATTACCTCTGATGTGAAGAAGAAACTGATATTCCAGTTGGGCACTATTTTACTAGAAAAGTTGTCAATCCCAAGAACAAGATTCTTTGTCAAGGTGTTTGATACAACTATGGCCTCCAAATATGCCAAACTCTAG